ttatttcatttgaataaattttgtaattgatttaaaaatgaataaataaaaacttacaaCCACCACAAGCAAAGTTTAAAAtgctaaaattaataaatacaaataagagTGTATACATGTGTCgattcattttatatatatgtgtaaaAAAATGTATGGTATCAGTCAATAACaaccattaaattattatagatatttgacttttaccataactaattaactatctctaaatatatttgattagtTGTGATaaagtgtaaaactttttacaattataaatacataacaattaaattatatatatatatatatatatatatatttaatgagattttattattttatcatatcactatactttttttaaatatattttgaaactaATTATGTGTTAGGGAGATTCAATGACCTTTAAATATATCGTCAGTAAACTTGTTTTACTTTAACGGTGAACGAGCATTGCGCTATTGTTTTACACatgtattttataaataatttagtgtTTAAAAAGTCAACGGACATATATTGCGAGATACAATATGTtgatttctaaaaaattaataaccaaaatgtaCATGTTAAAGAGTGTATatgttaaataatattatttttcttttttacgaAAGAAAATAGACGGATGTCTTAATTAATATAGTTAATCTAgtaacttattttaattataggTTGAATTGGCAAGTTATTCTAGATTCTTTTTTTGGGTCAATTATGTTCTTCTAGATTCTAATATCACCTTGTCATTACTCAAAAAACTAATAATCATGTCACTTGTcacatgataaaataataatacatgaTTTCATATTTATTAGCAGCTCCAATTTGACCAAGAGTAATAGATAGATAAATGAGACAAATATGTCTTGAAACCTATAGGGCGATGGTGATTTATATTACATCCATATAGTCAACTTAAAATTTCAttctataatattataaaaaataatattaaaaagagaAGATGGATGAGTtggtataatttaatataattataattatgtacAAATTTACCTACTATAACACGTGCatctaattataaatataattcaaccGTCAACTTCAATCCGCTAGCAGCTGTATGCCCTTAATTAGAAGATTAGATCAAGTTTAGCTACAATAACAAGTTATATAtaatttctctaaaaaaaaaaacaatttactatatattattactaCATTACATACTTGCTTACCAAACCATAGTATAAAATTCACCAATGTGGGgcaacaaatatttgttttctatCCACTCACATGCTACAACAACTTAGAATTTTCATTTTACTTACTAAACAATAGTGAACGGTATTAATAGGCGgcttaattaataataacatatatccAATATAATGGTCAACAAAAACAATCTCTATGCCTTTTCACATCAAATTTTCATTATGATCCTTCTCATCACCTTCcctatatattcatatataaataCTCACATCTCTCACATTAACATTTTGCTAATAACCCAAATCATAAACcaatatacacacacacaaaaaaacaaCCTTAGATTAATCGAAATTTGAAAAAAGACATTAATATGGAAGTGATGATACAAAGTTCCAATATGGAGACATTTAATTTCAATAGTGGCACAATGAGTTCACCTTTTTTAAGTCCTCCTTCTTCACCAAAACGTTTTGGTGAATATTACCTAAGTGCCCCTACAAGTCCCTCTAGACTCTCTGAATTATATAGTGAAATTGATTACTTATCATCCATTGAAGTGCAACACGAGGATTTCACAGAAAGTCAAGATGAAACATTATTATCATCGTTaatcatcaacaacaaagtTGATGATAAAGAAGAAAGTGGTTTCGCTTTCTTAGTTAATCAAACAGACAAATCATCACGTTCAGCTGAAGAACTCTTCCATGGTGGTAAAATCAAACCATTAACAAACGAAGAAACAAAAGTTGTTAAGCAACAAAACAACAGAGGAAGAGACAGAGAAAGAACAGAGTCAACAACATCATCGAACAATTCCGGTAGAAGAGTAACAAGATCACTTTCTCCTTATAGAAAATCAAACTACACATGGGAATCATTAGAAGAACAAAActcaaaattacaacaacaaccTCGTAGTAACATCAAAGAGGAAACGAAATCGAACAATTCGAAGGGTTCGAGGAGGTGGAAATTGAGTGATTTGTTGTTGTTTCGTAGTGCTTCGGAAGGAAGAGGGTCAAGTAAGGATCCATTGAAGAAATACTTTGTTGGTAAGAAGAGTGAAGAAGTTAAAGGTTCAAGCTTTAGATCTTCGGAAACGTTTTCCAATAATGGGTCGAAGAAAAAAGGACAAGTTTCAGCTCATGAAATGCATTATGCTATGAAGAAAGCTGAGTCACAAGATATGAAGAAGAGAACTTTTTTGCCTTATAGACAAGGGATTTTGGGAAGGTTGTCTGGATTTGGACTCTAATTCATGTTGATCATGATCATGATGATGATCTTTATTATCATGCAATTTCTTGAATAGAGTTGttcttttttgtctttttttatgTTGAATATGTTGTattcttttgttgaatttttcaaTATGTACCTTAAGGGTAATTAAGCTGTGTAAACAGAAGCTGttataatacatatatataagtATTGTAATTATACAAAATTCTTTATTGCCACGTATAATTAGTTCATGTGTAGCATTATTTTGAGGCTCTTTGATGTATAGTGTAAGCATAAacatattttgtttgttttcttctACGTAGTGTTTTACAATCCATAATgatatattattgtatttttcatACGAATTTGATGCTTAGTCCACAAACAGCCTCTTAAAGTGATTAGTCGTGTGTCGATTAATTTATCGTTTATTCAACTAATAAAATGATACACCAGTTAACTCGCACTTGTAACAataattcttataaaaatagataaattgcTACTTTACAAGCTTAAACTGATTGATTTATTGTTTGCTCAACTATAAAATGATAAACCACTTAGCTCGTACTTTGTAAATTTGTAACAATTAGAGTTGttcttttttgtctttttttatgTTGAATATGTTGTattcttttgttgaatttttcaaTATGTACCTTAAGGGTAATTAAGCTGTGTAAACAGAAGCTGttataatacatatatataagtATTGTAATTATACAAAATTCTTTATTGCCACGTATAATTAGTTCATGTGTAGCATTATTTTGAGGCTCTTTGATGTATAGTGTAAGCATAAacatattttgtttgttttcttctACGTAGTGTTTTACAATCCATAATgatatattattgtatttttcatACGAATTTGATGCTTAGTCCACAAACAGCCTCTTAAAGTGATTAGTCGTGTGTCGATTAATTTATCGTTTATTCAACTAATAAAATGATACACCAGTTAACTCGCACTTGTAACAataattcttataaaaatagataaattgcTACTTTACAAGCTTAAACTGATTGATTTATTGTTTGCTCAACTATAAAATGATAAACCACTTAGCTCGTACTTTGTAAATttgtaacaatatatatatatatatattgatggACTACGTATTACAACCAAAAAGCACTTAAAGTTGTTAATTTTGATATCAACTTACCACTTTTTCATCACTATATTTATAAGAAGGAGCCTTATAGATGTTCTGAATTCAGAAAAAGAGAGTGCCGATGAAAATGTGTGAATGGAGGTGAcataagttttaatttattgGACACAAGTAGaggataatttataatttttattttagaaaaatactcATAATTGGTGGTAGATGAATGATTGTTAGGTGATGTACCTAACATTACCATTCAGGTACATAtatattggaagaaaaaaaaaataagtaatagTATTTCCTTTGGTGAAGGGTGAAATAGTATTTCAAGGTCGATGAATTCATACTGAAAGATAATTTATGGGCTTGAACAGATATATACCTTTAGCCCAATAGTAAAATACCGTCTATCTGGTTCCACGGCCCAAAAACTTTTAACTAACccccaaaaaacaaaaaaaatcaaaaccctATGAATTGcaataaatttataatcaaccaaaataaaattgcCGCGAAATTTACACCGGCGATGAACATTGATCACCGGAATCTTCTATGAAACTAAAACCAATCAACCTTCGTTCCTTCTTATTCTCAAAACAAATTCCAACTCCACCGTTATTTTCCTTTTCATCTTACAAATGTTTCACTAATCACACGAGAAAACCATCACACTTCTTCGACGACGTCGTTCCAGGCACTAGCGCCGTTTACAATCACGCTCTCAAATTCCAGCGTCCTG
The genomic region above belongs to Cicer arietinum cultivar CDC Frontier isolate Library 1 chromosome 4, Cicar.CDCFrontier_v2.0, whole genome shotgun sequence and contains:
- the LOC101491878 gene encoding uncharacterized protein encodes the protein MEVMIQSSNMETFNFNSGTMSSPFLSPPSSPKRFGEYYLSAPTSPSRLSELYSEIDYLSSIEVQHEDFTESQDETLLSSLIINNKVDDKEESGFAFLVNQTDKSSRSAEELFHGGKIKPLTNEETKVVKQQNNRGRDRERTESTTSSNNSGRRVTRSLSPYRKSNYTWESLEEQNSKLQQQPRSNIKEETKSNNSKGSRRWKLSDLLLFRSASEGRGSSKDPLKKYFVGKKSEEVKGSSFRSSETFSNNGSKKKGQVSAHEMHYAMKKAESQDMKKRTFLPYRQGILGRLSGFGL